Proteins from a genomic interval of Bradyrhizobium sp. CCBAU 53340:
- a CDS encoding haloacid dehalogenase type II — MPFSRRQLLAITSLAAVSGIASSSPGATTPIKAIAFDGFPIFDPRPIFALAENLFPGRGAELSSVWRTKQFEYTWLRTMTGHYRDFLAVIDDALVFACKSLDLELTAVKRSALVEGYLKMPIWPDVLPAMSMLKETGLRLAFLSNFSPAMFDGNIRGTELEGAFEFQLSTDAVRAYKPDPRAYQMGVDAFGLKREEILFAAFAGWDASGAKLFGYPTFWVNRQKQPREQLDAIPDGGGQGMMDLVHFLSG, encoded by the coding sequence ATGCCCTTCAGCCGTCGCCAACTTCTCGCGATCACGTCGCTTGCTGCCGTATCCGGAATTGCAAGCTCGTCCCCGGGAGCAACGACGCCGATCAAAGCAATTGCGTTCGACGGCTTTCCGATCTTCGATCCGCGTCCGATCTTCGCTCTCGCCGAGAACCTGTTTCCGGGACGCGGTGCCGAGCTGTCAAGCGTCTGGCGAACGAAGCAGTTCGAGTACACTTGGCTCCGCACCATGACAGGGCATTATCGCGACTTTCTTGCTGTCATCGACGATGCCCTGGTGTTTGCCTGCAAGTCGCTCGATCTTGAACTGACCGCTGTCAAGCGAAGTGCGCTGGTCGAGGGCTATCTTAAAATGCCAATCTGGCCCGACGTCCTGCCGGCCATGTCCATGTTGAAGGAAACCGGCTTGCGGCTGGCATTCCTGAGCAATTTCTCGCCCGCCATGTTCGACGGCAATATCCGCGGGACCGAGCTTGAGGGTGCTTTCGAATTTCAGCTGAGCACGGATGCGGTGCGGGCCTACAAGCCCGATCCGCGCGCCTACCAGATGGGCGTGGATGCATTCGGGCTGAAGCGCGAGGAGATTCTGTTTGCCGCTTTCGCCGGCTGGGACGCCTCCGGCGCAAAACTGTTCGGCTATCCCACGTTCTGGGTCAACAGGCAGAAGCAACCGCGCGAGCAACTGGACGCCATTCCTGATGGTGGGGGGCAAGGCATGATGGACCTGGTGCACTTTCTTTCCGGCTGA
- a CDS encoding GNAT family N-acetyltransferase, protein MNDLSITIRPEAPGDAQAIERLHERTFGPGRFVLSAYRIREHVDHLLDVSFTARIGTLLVGSVRQLPVMIGETPALLLGPLTVEPPFRSRGIGRMLMERALKDARDKGHRIVLLVGDEPYYSRVGFKLVPKGRVTMPGPVDAARVLVFELVDGAFEGVSGTVAPDWSKARE, encoded by the coding sequence ATGAACGATCTCTCCATCACCATCCGCCCGGAAGCCCCGGGCGACGCCCAGGCGATCGAGCGGCTGCACGAGCGCACGTTCGGCCCCGGCCGTTTCGTGCTCAGCGCCTATCGCATCCGCGAGCACGTCGACCATCTGCTCGACGTCTCCTTCACCGCCCGCATCGGCACGCTGCTGGTCGGCTCGGTCAGGCAATTGCCTGTGATGATCGGCGAGACGCCGGCGCTGCTGCTCGGCCCCCTCACGGTCGAGCCTCCGTTCCGCAGCCGTGGCATCGGCCGCATGCTGATGGAGCGGGCCCTGAAGGATGCGAGGGACAAGGGGCACCGCATCGTGCTGCTGGTCGGCGACGAGCCCTATTACAGCCGCGTCGGCTTCAAGCTTGTCCCGAAGGGCCGCGTCACCATGCCGGGCCCGGTCGATGCCGCGCGCGTCCTCGTATTCGAGCTCGTCGACGGCGCCTTCGAAGGCGTCTCGGGCACGGTGGCCCCTGACTGGAGCAAGGCGCGGGAGTAG
- a CDS encoding glycosyltransferase family 2 protein encodes MTLAQPRIAVLVPCYNEEAAVATVVANFRAALPAAEIYVYDNNSRDRTVIVAREAGAIVRSERRQGKGHVVRRMFADVEADIYVLVDGDATYDAPSAPGMIDKLLDEHLDMVVGLRIDQSQAAYRLGHRTGNRMLTGFLAWTFGRDFQDILSGYRVFSRRFVKSFPVLSDGFEIETELAVYALELSLPVAELETPYYARPEGSFSKLNTWRDGFRILGTMLKLYRAEKPLRFFGAIGVLLAVVSVLLSIPIVITFVETGLVPRFPTAILSMGLMIMAMLSVSSGLVLDTVTRGRREMKMLAYLSQPAPKRN; translated from the coding sequence ATGACATTGGCACAACCCCGCATCGCCGTCCTGGTGCCATGCTACAACGAGGAGGCGGCGGTCGCGACCGTCGTCGCCAATTTCCGCGCCGCGCTGCCGGCAGCGGAGATCTATGTCTATGACAACAATTCGCGCGACCGCACCGTGATCGTCGCGCGCGAGGCTGGCGCGATCGTGCGCAGCGAGCGGCGGCAGGGCAAGGGCCACGTCGTGCGCCGCATGTTCGCCGACGTCGAGGCGGACATCTACGTGCTGGTGGACGGCGATGCCACCTACGACGCGCCGAGCGCGCCTGGCATGATCGACAAGCTGCTCGACGAGCATCTCGACATGGTGGTGGGCCTTCGCATCGACCAGTCGCAGGCGGCCTACCGCCTCGGCCATCGCACCGGCAACCGCATGCTGACCGGATTTCTGGCCTGGACCTTCGGTCGCGACTTCCAGGACATTCTGTCCGGCTATCGCGTGTTCTCGCGCCGCTTTGTCAAATCGTTCCCGGTGTTGTCGGACGGTTTCGAGATCGAGACCGAGCTCGCCGTCTACGCGCTGGAATTGTCGCTGCCGGTCGCGGAGCTCGAGACGCCTTATTACGCACGGCCCGAGGGCTCGTTCTCCAAGCTCAACACCTGGCGCGACGGTTTCCGCATCCTCGGCACCATGCTGAAACTCTATCGCGCGGAGAAGCCGCTGCGCTTCTTCGGCGCCATCGGCGTCCTGCTGGCGGTGGTGTCGGTCTTGCTGTCGATCCCGATCGTGATCACCTTCGTCGAAACCGGCCTCGTGCCGCGTTTCCCGACCGCGATCCTGTCGATGGGCCTGATGATCATGGCGATGCTGTCGGTCTCGTCGGGCCTCGTGCTCGACACCGTGACGCGGGGCCGGCGGGAGATGAAGATGCTGGCCTACCTGTCCCAGCCGGCGCCGAAAAGGAACTGA
- a CDS encoding NUDIX domain-containing protein: protein MGERLNRIRRTCEPLLRRVFHAYFLVVRGMTLGVRAVVLDADNKVFLVKHSYVTGWYLPGGGVDHGESMEQAMRRELKEEGDIELTGEAVLHGIFLNSHVSRRDHVAVYVVRHFRQDRLPAPNHEIVECGFFDTAALPEGVTPGTRLRIAEVLDGKALMATWR from the coding sequence ATGGGAGAGCGCCTGAACCGGATCCGACGGACATGCGAGCCGCTGTTGCGGCGCGTCTTCCACGCCTATTTCCTGGTGGTTCGCGGCATGACGCTCGGCGTCCGCGCCGTCGTGCTCGATGCCGACAACAAGGTGTTCCTGGTCAAGCACAGCTACGTCACCGGCTGGTATCTGCCCGGCGGCGGCGTCGATCACGGCGAGAGCATGGAACAGGCGATGCGCCGTGAGCTCAAGGAGGAGGGCGATATCGAGCTCACCGGGGAAGCCGTGCTGCATGGCATCTTCCTCAACAGCCACGTCTCCCGACGCGACCATGTCGCGGTCTATGTCGTCAGGCATTTCCGGCAGGATCGGCTGCCTGCGCCCAATCACGAGATCGTCGAATGCGGGTTCTTCGATACCGCCGCGCTGCCGGAGGGGGTGACGCCCGGCACGCGGCTGCGGATTGCGGAAGTGCTCGATGGCAAGGCCCTGATGGCGACGTGGCGCTGA
- a CDS encoding metallophosphoesterase → MAPFTLAHLSDPHLPPLPKPRLIELAGKRAFGYVNWTRNRHKYQRREVLDALVADIREQAPDHIAVTGDLVNLAMEAEFAPARAWLDSVGPPDRVTTIPGNHDAYVRATFQRFGETFAPYIADDGGSIGFPAVRRRGPAALVSLSSAVPTAPLMATGTLGRHQLDALEQVLDQLATEDVFRVLLVHHPLKSDARQKRLTDSASLLALLKRHGVELILHGHDHIHSTMWFEGPNGNIPAVGVPSASALAHGRYPAAAYNLFRIEKDNAGWRCEQIVRSIGAGFQVQQIKHVRLV, encoded by the coding sequence ATGGCACCTTTCACGCTCGCCCACCTGTCCGATCCGCATCTGCCGCCGCTGCCGAAGCCGCGGCTGATCGAGCTCGCCGGCAAGCGCGCGTTCGGCTACGTCAACTGGACGCGCAACCGCCACAAATACCAGCGCCGCGAGGTGCTCGACGCATTGGTCGCCGACATCAGGGAGCAGGCGCCCGACCACATCGCGGTGACCGGCGACCTCGTCAATCTGGCGATGGAGGCGGAGTTCGCGCCGGCGCGCGCCTGGCTCGACAGCGTCGGCCCGCCCGACCGCGTCACCACGATTCCCGGCAATCACGACGCCTATGTGCGCGCGACGTTTCAGCGCTTCGGCGAGACCTTTGCGCCCTATATCGCTGACGACGGCGGCAGCATCGGCTTTCCGGCCGTTCGGCGGCGCGGACCGGCCGCGCTGGTCAGCCTCTCCAGCGCGGTACCGACGGCGCCGTTGATGGCAACGGGCACCCTCGGGCGTCACCAGCTCGATGCGCTCGAACAGGTGCTCGACCAGCTCGCGACCGAGGACGTCTTTCGCGTGCTGCTGGTGCATCATCCGCTGAAATCCGATGCGCGCCAGAAGCGGCTGACGGATTCCGCAAGCCTGCTGGCGCTGCTGAAGCGCCACGGCGTCGAGCTGATCCTGCACGGACACGACCACATTCATTCGACGATGTGGTTCGAAGGCCCCAACGGCAACATTCCCGCGGTCGGCGTGCCGTCGGCCTCCGCGCTCGCGCACGGGCGCTATCCGGCGGCGGCCTACAATCTGTTCCGAATCGAGAAGGACAATGCCGGCTGGCGCTGCGAGCAGATCGTGCGAAGCATCGGGGCCGGATTTCAGGTCCAGCAGATCAAGCATGTAAGGTTGGTGTAG
- a CDS encoding isocitrate lyase → MNYQPRGISTLQGPSSYQSEIEAAQALLKTQPTWNGVTAEAVARMRLQNRFKTGLDIARYTAALMRADMAAYDNDPTKYTQSLGCWHGFIAQQKLISVKKHFGGKTDRTYLYLSGWMIAALRSEFGPLPDQSMHEKTAVPALIEELYTFLRQADSRELNDIFRLLDKARKEGDKTREKELIAKIDGFQTHVVPVIADIDAGFGNAEATYLLAKKMIEAGACALQIENQVSDEKQCGHQDGKVTVPHEVFIAKIRACRHAFLELGVEDGVIVTRTDSLGAGLTQQIAVSHKPGDIGDQYNSFLDCEEITAANARNGDVIINRNGKMMRPKRLPSNLYQFRPGTGEDRCVLDSITSLQNGADLLWIETEKPHIEQIAKMVDRIREVIPNAKLAYNNSPSFNWTINFRQQVYDAWKEAGKDVSKYNRADLMKPEYDETPLALEADERIRTFQADSAKRAGIFHHLITLPTYHTAALSTDNLAKEYFGEQGMLGYVKNVQRQEIRQGIACAKHQNMAGSDIGDDHKEYFAGEAALKAGGAHNTMNQFG, encoded by the coding sequence ATGAACTACCAGCCCCGTGGCATCAGCACCCTGCAGGGTCCGTCCTCGTATCAGAGCGAGATCGAGGCAGCCCAGGCGCTCCTGAAGACCCAGCCGACCTGGAACGGCGTGACGGCCGAGGCTGTCGCACGCATGCGCCTGCAGAACCGCTTCAAGACCGGCCTCGACATCGCCCGCTACACCGCGGCGCTGATGCGCGCCGACATGGCCGCCTATGACAACGACCCGACCAAGTACACGCAGTCGCTGGGCTGCTGGCACGGCTTCATCGCCCAGCAGAAGCTGATCTCGGTCAAGAAGCATTTCGGCGGCAAGACCGATCGCACCTATCTGTACCTCTCCGGCTGGATGATCGCGGCGCTGCGGTCCGAGTTCGGCCCGCTGCCCGACCAGTCGATGCACGAGAAGACCGCGGTGCCGGCGCTGATCGAAGAGCTCTACACCTTCCTCCGTCAGGCCGATTCCCGCGAGCTCAATGACATCTTCCGTCTGCTCGACAAGGCGCGCAAGGAAGGCGACAAGACCCGCGAGAAGGAGTTGATCGCGAAGATCGACGGCTTCCAGACCCATGTCGTCCCCGTCATCGCCGATATCGACGCCGGCTTCGGCAACGCCGAGGCGACCTATCTGCTCGCCAAGAAGATGATCGAGGCGGGCGCCTGCGCGCTCCAGATCGAGAACCAGGTCTCGGACGAGAAGCAGTGCGGTCACCAGGACGGCAAGGTCACCGTGCCGCACGAGGTGTTCATCGCGAAGATCCGCGCCTGCCGCCACGCCTTCCTCGAGCTCGGCGTTGAAGACGGCGTCATCGTCACCCGCACCGACTCGCTCGGCGCCGGCCTGACGCAGCAGATCGCCGTCAGCCACAAGCCGGGCGACATCGGCGACCAGTACAACAGCTTCCTCGACTGCGAGGAAATCACCGCGGCGAACGCGCGCAACGGCGACGTCATCATCAACCGCAACGGCAAGATGATGCGTCCGAAGCGGCTGCCCTCGAACCTCTACCAGTTCCGTCCCGGCACGGGCGAGGACCGCTGCGTGCTCGACAGCATCACCTCGCTGCAGAACGGCGCCGACCTGCTCTGGATCGAGACCGAGAAGCCGCATATCGAGCAGATCGCCAAGATGGTCGACCGCATCCGCGAGGTCATCCCGAACGCCAAGCTCGCCTACAACAACTCGCCGTCGTTCAACTGGACCATCAACTTCCGTCAGCAGGTTTACGATGCATGGAAGGAAGCCGGCAAGGATGTCAGCAAGTACAACCGCGCCGACCTGATGAAGCCGGAATACGACGAGACGCCGCTGGCGCTTGAAGCCGACGAGCGCATCCGGACCTTCCAGGCGGATTCGGCCAAGCGTGCCGGCATCTTCCACCACCTGATCACGCTGCCGACCTATCACACGGCCGCGCTGTCCACCGACAACCTCGCCAAGGAATATTTCGGCGAGCAGGGCATGCTCGGTTACGTGAAGAACGTCCAGCGCCAGGAGATCCGTCAGGGCATCGCCTGCGCCAAGCACCAGAACATGGCCGGCTCCGACATCGGCGACGACCACAAGGAATATTTCGCAGGCGAAGCTGCCCTGAAGGCGGGCGGCGCGCACAACACCATGAACCAGTTCGGCTAA
- a CDS encoding short-chain fatty acyl-CoA regulator family protein, translating to MAAESGKKLFVGPRFRRIRQQLGLSQTQIAEGLGISPSYVNLIERNQRPVTAQILLRLAETYDLDLRDLATADEDRFFAELNEIFSDPLFRQIDVPKQELRDLAELCPGVTHALQRLYAAYTEARQGETLAAAQMADRDVGTRYEANPVERVRELIEANRNYFPELEQAAEALRDELNVPAEGLYAALAARLREKHSVQTRIMPVDVMRETLRRFDRHRRQLLISELVDPPGRAFQLAFQLGLGECAQALETIISRAGPLDDAPRRLFRITLGNYFAAAVMMPYPAFLAAAEALNYDIHVLAQRFNSGFEQVCHRLTTLQRPNARGIPFFLLRVDNAGNVSKRFSSGTFPFSKFGGTCPLWNVHSTFDTPDRLLKQVIELSDGTRYFSIAQMVRRPVAPHPLPQPRFAIGLGCEIRHAARLTYAAGMDLEKTEGTPIGVNCRLCERENCAQRAEPPITRTLILDETTRRVSSFAFSNAREL from the coding sequence ATGGCCGCCGAGTCCGGGAAAAAGCTGTTCGTCGGCCCGCGCTTCCGGCGGATCCGGCAGCAATTGGGGCTGTCGCAGACCCAGATCGCCGAGGGGCTCGGGATCTCGCCGAGCTACGTCAATCTGATCGAGCGGAACCAGCGGCCGGTGACCGCGCAGATCCTGCTGCGGCTCGCCGAAACCTACGACCTCGATCTGCGCGATCTCGCCACCGCCGACGAGGACCGCTTCTTCGCCGAGCTCAACGAGATCTTCTCCGATCCGTTGTTCCGCCAGATCGACGTGCCCAAGCAGGAGCTGCGCGACCTCGCCGAGCTCTGCCCCGGCGTCACCCATGCGCTGCAGCGGCTCTACGCGGCCTATACCGAAGCGCGGCAGGGCGAGACCCTGGCCGCCGCCCAGATGGCCGACCGCGATGTCGGCACGCGCTATGAGGCCAATCCGGTCGAGCGCGTCCGCGAGCTGATCGAGGCTAACAGGAACTATTTTCCGGAGCTGGAACAGGCCGCAGAAGCCTTGCGGGACGAGCTGAACGTGCCGGCGGAAGGGCTCTATGCCGCTCTCGCTGCGCGCCTACGCGAGAAGCATTCGGTCCAGACCCGCATCATGCCTGTCGACGTGATGCGCGAGACGCTGAGGCGCTTCGACCGCCACCGCCGCCAGCTGCTGATCTCCGAGCTGGTCGACCCGCCCGGCCGCGCCTTCCAGCTCGCCTTCCAGCTGGGCTTAGGCGAATGCGCGCAAGCGCTGGAGACCATCATCAGCCGCGCCGGCCCGCTCGACGACGCGCCGCGGCGGCTGTTCCGGATCACGCTCGGCAACTACTTTGCCGCGGCCGTGATGATGCCCTATCCGGCCTTCCTCGCCGCGGCCGAAGCGCTCAATTACGACATCCACGTGCTGGCGCAGCGCTTCAATTCCGGCTTCGAGCAGGTCTGCCATCGCCTCACCACATTGCAACGGCCGAACGCGCGCGGCATTCCGTTCTTCCTGCTCCGCGTCGACAATGCCGGCAACGTGTCGAAGCGGTTTTCGTCCGGCACCTTCCCGTTCTCGAAATTCGGCGGCACCTGCCCGCTCTGGAACGTGCATTCGACCTTCGACACGCCGGACCGCCTGCTCAAGCAAGTGATCGAGCTGTCCGACGGCACGCGCTATTTCTCGATCGCGCAGATGGTGCGGCGGCCCGTGGCGCCGCACCCGCTGCCGCAGCCGCGCTTCGCCATCGGCCTCGGCTGCGAGATCCGCCACGCCGCGCGCCTGACCTACGCGGCCGGCATGGACCTGGAGAAGACGGAAGGCACGCCGATCGGCGTCAACTGCCGCCTGTGCGAGCGCGAAAACTGCGCCCAGCGCGCCGAGCCACCGATCACGCGCACGCTGATTCTGGATGAGACGACGAGAAGGGTGTCGAGCTTCGCGTTCTCGAATGCAAGGGAGCTGTGA
- a CDS encoding antibiotic biosynthesis monooxygenase, with protein sequence MYAAIRQAKAKSGSAEELARRIKDGAVPIISDVDGFRAYYVVYAGDDTVTAISIFDKFEQAEEANKRAIAWIEKDLGPLLAGHASAAAGPVIVHTLA encoded by the coding sequence ATGTATGCCGCCATCCGTCAGGCCAAGGCGAAGAGCGGAAGCGCCGAAGAGCTGGCGCGCCGGATCAAGGACGGTGCCGTTCCGATCATCAGCGACGTCGACGGCTTCAGGGCCTATTACGTCGTCTATGCCGGCGACGACACGGTGACCGCGATCTCCATCTTCGACAAGTTCGAGCAGGCCGAGGAGGCGAACAAGCGCGCCATCGCCTGGATCGAGAAGGATCTCGGCCCGCTGCTGGCAGGCCACGCGAGCGCCGCGGCGGGACCGGTGATCGTGCATACGCTGGCGTAG